A single region of the Labrus bergylta chromosome 10, fLabBer1.1, whole genome shotgun sequence genome encodes:
- the mettl18 gene encoding histidine protein methyltransferase 1 homolog: MSFCFNFDVPAQTTNPEEESGVHLQHGQKDDAAKPIEDRTKPAEPVKEAKEHLPQSDPQFLLTDAVAETITIGTLPPLHFLNETVFEKTAAEREDREEILLRTAEQRSDLISGVYEGGLKVWECTYDLLELIEKDGETFGGKAVLDLGCGAGLLGILALKRGARQVHFQDYNSTVIEQLTVPNVILNCQEEDEVDSEEDKQGSGKGKVKEEDGCEKKVKDEEKDGISPPKKRAADLSQDPLLAKCRFFSGDWSTFLALVKKEEPHPKYDIIFTAETIYNTAYYPALHETLHKLLAPNGLVYLATKSHYFGVGGGLHLFETFVEQRGVFSLDHLWDGEDGLQRHVVVLRFKKPL; this comes from the coding sequence attgAGGACCGTACCAAACCAGCAGAGCCAGTGAAAGAGGCCAAAGAGCACCTTCCACAATCTGACCCCCAGTTTCTCCTCACTGACGCTGTGGCTGAAACAATTACTATAGGGACTCTACCTCCTCTTCACTTCCTGAACGAGACAGTTTTTGAAAAGacggctgcagagagagaggacagggagGAAATCCTGTTACGCACCGCTGAGCAGAGGTCTGACCTCATCTCTGGCGTGTATGAGGGAGGGCTGAAGGTGTGGGAGTGCACGTATGACCTCCTGGAGCTGAttgagaaagatggagagaccTTTGGGGGGAAGGCGGTTTTGGATTTGGGATGTGGGGCGGGGCTGTTAGGGATATTGGCTCTTAAGAGAGGAGCCAGGCAGGTCCACTTTCAAGATTATAACAGTACGGTTATTGAACAGCTCACCGTGCCAAATGTAATACTGAATTGCCAAGAGGAAGATGAAGTTGACAGTGAAGAGGACAAACAGGGGAGTGGTAAGGGAAAGGTAAAGGAGGAAGATGGTTGTGAAAAGAAGGTGAAAGATGAGGAAAAAGATGGTATTTCCCCACCTAAGAAAAGAGCCGCAGACCTCTCCCAGGACCCACTTCTCGCCAAGTGTCGTTTCTTCTCTGGTGACTGGAGCACATTTCTTGCTTTGGTTAAAAAGGAGGAGCCTCATCCCAAATATGACATCATATTCACCGCAGAGACTATCTACAACACGGCGTACTACCCAGCGCTACACGAGACCCTCCACAAACTGCTGGCTCCCAACGGGCTCGTCTACCTCGCCACCAAATCGCACTACTTTGGTGTAGGCGGTGGACTTCACCTTTTTGAGACATTTGTTGAGCAGAGGGGCGTGTTCTCTCTGGATCACCTTTGGGATGGGGAGGATGGACTCCAGAGGCACGTTGTAGTTCTACGTTTTAAAAAGCCACTTTGA